In Scleropages formosus chromosome 20, fSclFor1.1, whole genome shotgun sequence, a single window of DNA contains:
- the LOC108930666 gene encoding cytokine receptor common subunit beta-like has translation MLLNFVLCMEVATLLALASTPGPQMCSVLNGSKQYASPALDSLQCYNDYRSYIRCSWREGAQTASHPLLSLHHKNLVTNTESPCVPYGPPEPLSGGQRAVHCQYNTTVFAIGFEDAFFFKVPHFPHFSRTLTLSEHVRVRPPRDLSQTAVEGGGWLLRWNVSYSPKGSVYPTLNYQVAYRQPSQEWTVLEISERKLKIEMNSLIPGCWYEARVRARSGKGLWSEWGSPVAWQTEEVELPDPVDLQCVYDGEAEVSCSWGLKRELAQFVTYSLSYGAHHDAPFQRCCSNTKLSDNPEDPLLKFSCSFYLDTPRTQIEVKLTPTYNKKNFSAHKMVRLPTLNRMKVKEKGDDWELSWTPPTIGSVPFSFQIRYGRTDALEDMQQYNFSQDIHSFTISKASLCPDTQYEAQVRAIIQSSIFNGSPSEWTESVRWTTQPASWSFPITIFVCIITAMSTTILFFILIYTLPMCRRRFRVWKLSIPSPLKSKVLEGLVKVSLAERPAVHKGLEHAHISSVQVLEAARESRICPELVEDLFQPMWLTSADNSGTYKCIAQQGWEVSTDHGGGVQDKLCKGQNIPFNFHPSLLPLPVTPDLGQLYVEDSSYVPTAQPALLPCVSDYVEAPVSKGRWFQEDPKEAALQRLMEPDSLAYTQAPLL, from the exons ATGCTGCTCAACTTCGTGCTGTGTATGGAAGTGGCCACCCTCCTGGCCCTGGCCTCAACCCCAGGGCCCCAGATGTGCAGTGTGCTCAATGGCTCCAAGCAATATG CCTCCCCGGCGCTCGACTCGCTACAGTGCTACAATGACTACAGATCCTACATACgctgcagctggagggaggGCGCTCAGACAGCCTCGCACCCTCTGCTGTCCCTGCACCACAAGAACCTGGTGACAAACAC GGAGTCCCCGTGTGTCCCTTATGGCCCCCCGGAGCCGCTGTCTGGAGGCCAGCGTGCCGTCCACTGTCAGTACAACACCACCGTGTTTGCCATCGGCTTCGAAGATGCTTTCTTCTTCAAGGTCCCCCATTTCCCGCATTTCTCCAGAACGCTGACCCTGTCTGAGCACG TGAGGGTGCGGCCCCCACGTGACCTGTCGCAGACAGCCGTCGAGGGAGGGGGCTGGCTGCTACGCTGGAATGTCTCCTACAGTCCCAAAGGGTCTGTGTATCCGACGCTGAACTACCAGGTAGCCTACAGACAGCCCAGCCAGGAGTGGACG GTCTTGGAGATTTCTGAGAGGAAGCTCAAAATTGAGATGAACTCGTTGATCCCCGGCTGTTGGTACGAGGCCAGAGTGAGGGCACGTAGTGGAAAAGGACTGTGGAGCGAGTGGGGTTCCCCAGTGGCATGGCAGACTGAGgaag TCGAGCTCCCTGACCCTGTGGACCTGCAGTGCGTGTATGATGGGGAGGCAGAAGTGAGCTGCAGCTGGGGGCTGAAACGAGAGCTGGCCCAGTTTGTCACCTACAGCCTCTCGTACGGGGCACATCACGACGCACC GTTTCAGCGGTGCTGTAGTAACACCAAGCTCAGCGACAACCCTGAAGATCCACTGCTGAAGTTCAGCTGCTCGTTCTACCTGGACACCCCTCGCACGCAGATCGAGGTGAAGCTCACTCCCACATACAACAAGAAGAACTTCTCTGCACACAAGATGG TTCGCCTTCCTACACTCAATCGCATgaaggtgaaagagaaaggGGACGACTGGGAGCTGAGCTGGACCCCCCCAACAATAGGCTCTGTGCCATTTTCCTTCCAGATACGCTATGGAAGGACCGACGCCCTG GAGGACATGCAGCAGTACAATTTCTCGCAAGACATCCACTCCTTCACGATCAGCAAAGCTTCCCTCTGCCCCGACACACAGTATGAGGCCCAGGTGAGGGCCATAATACAGTCTAGCATCTTCAACGGAAGCCCTTCTGAGTGGACGGAGTCTGTGCGTTGGACAACACAGCCAG CCTCCTGGTCCTTCCCCATCACCATCTTTGTGTGTATCATTACCGCCATGTCCACGACCATTCTCTTCTTCATCCTGATCTACACCCTGCCCATGTGTCGAAG GAGGTTTAGAGTGTGGAAGCTGTCCATCCCCTCTCCTCTGAAGAGCAAAGTTCTCGAGGGCCTGGTTAAG GTGTCCCTTGCCGAACGGCCCGCCGTACACAAGGGGCTGGAGCACGCCCACATCAGCAGCGTACAGGTGCTGGAAGCAGCCCGGGAGTCGCGCATCTGCCCCGA ATTGGTAGAGGACCTTTTTCAACCAATGTGGTTGACCAGCGCGGACAACTCTGGAACGTACAAGTGCATCGCTCAGCAGGGGTGGGAGGTGTCCACTGACCACGGTGGGGGAGTCCAGGACAAACTGTGCAAGGGTCAGAATATCCCGTTCAACTTCCACCCCTCTCTCTTGCCCCTGCCGGTGACTCCGGACCTTGGACAGCTGTATGTGGAAGACAGCTCCTATGTTCCCACGGCCCAGCCGGCGCTTCTTCCCTGTGTTTCGGATTACGTGGAGGCGCCGGTGTCCAAAGGAAGGTGGTTTCAGGAAGACCCCAAGGAGGCTGCCTTGCAGAGGCTGATGGAGCCCGACTCCTTGGCCTATACGCAGGCCCCTCTCCTCTGA